The following are encoded in a window of Desulfuromonas sp. genomic DNA:
- a CDS encoding two-component sensor histidine kinase: protein MPMLEKIRFPIRFKILLTLLVVITVVVSMITFIMANLFHKDKTAYIHDLTSTTSLNAASKVETLLVSYQERLQVFTRLMLDRSIPSRSRQTLLQKTFVDFEDFISITLYQNGREPVTVFDASMLEKWGLTAADIDRYRRQNPLPREQILSGRIFIENSTQIEQLPVFTMAIANPDQDDRERTIVSARILLDRLSQLSRQSQVFDTFIMTADGTLLAHPDPARVAMKQRYDLPFDVNTIFSGDQMGSVREFRYLNDDYIGGFAPIRVGNLIAISQVPKSAAYLTARELVTNMLILSLALLIFSALLSIVWSRLITRPLEKLSHATRELGKGQFNVSIEKSSRDEIGDLAQSFNTMATELDDREKSLKKTQAALIQSEKMSAFGQLGAGIAHEVKNPLAGILGLAQLSLRKIDEESPIHQNISLIEKETKRCQMIMENLLKFARKEEVAFDVVDINKVIADATAIVEHQLSINQVKLVKKINENLPRIEGNANQLQQVFMNLMINAQQAMKGSPGSVTVLSMEGGNGNIKVEVVDDGPGIPPDILEKIFDPFFSTKPSGEGTGLGLSVSYGIIKEHNGTITVNSKPGEGATFTIVIPPIGAAKS from the coding sequence ATGCCTATGTTAGAGAAAATTAGATTCCCGATCCGGTTCAAGATTCTGCTGACCCTGCTGGTCGTCATCACGGTTGTCGTCAGCATGATCACCTTTATCATGGCCAATCTTTTCCATAAGGACAAGACGGCCTACATTCACGACCTGACATCGACAACTTCGCTGAACGCTGCGTCAAAAGTGGAAACCCTTCTTGTCAGCTACCAGGAACGGCTCCAGGTCTTTACCCGACTGATGCTCGACCGCAGTATCCCGTCACGCAGCAGGCAGACCCTTTTGCAGAAAACATTTGTCGATTTTGAAGATTTCATTTCGATTACGCTTTACCAGAATGGCCGCGAACCGGTCACCGTTTTTGACGCCAGCATGCTTGAAAAATGGGGATTGACAGCCGCGGATATTGATCGTTATCGCCGGCAAAACCCTTTGCCGCGAGAGCAAATCCTCTCCGGCCGAATTTTCATCGAAAATTCAACCCAGATTGAACAGCTACCGGTTTTCACCATGGCGATTGCAAATCCCGACCAGGACGACCGTGAACGGACGATTGTTTCGGCGCGAATCCTGCTCGACCGGCTCTCGCAGCTCAGCCGCCAGTCGCAGGTTTTTGATACCTTCATCATGACCGCCGACGGCACCCTCCTCGCCCACCCTGATCCGGCCCGGGTTGCGATGAAACAACGCTATGACCTGCCATTCGATGTGAACACGATCTTCAGTGGCGATCAGATGGGCTCGGTTCGCGAATTCCGTTATCTGAACGACGATTACATCGGTGGCTTCGCTCCGATCCGGGTCGGCAACCTGATTGCTATTTCACAGGTTCCGAAATCGGCAGCCTACCTGACCGCCCGTGAGCTGGTCACCAACATGCTGATTCTCTCGCTCGCCCTGCTGATTTTTTCAGCATTGCTCAGCATTGTCTGGTCACGCCTGATTACCCGGCCGCTTGAAAAACTCTCGCATGCGACCCGGGAACTCGGCAAGGGGCAATTTAATGTCAGTATCGAAAAATCTTCACGCGATGAGATCGGCGATCTGGCTCAGTCGTTCAACACCATGGCTACCGAACTCGATGACCGCGAAAAATCTCTCAAGAAAACCCAGGCCGCACTGATCCAGTCGGAGAAAATGTCAGCATTCGGACAACTCGGGGCCGGAATTGCCCACGAAGTCAAGAATCCACTGGCCGGCATTCTCGGCCTGGCCCAACTTTCGCTCCGTAAAATCGATGAGGAATCACCGATTCATCAAAACATTTCACTGATTGAAAAAGAGACCAAGCGCTGTCAGATGATCATGGAAAATCTCCTTAAGTTTGCCCGGAAGGAGGAGGTCGCTTTTGATGTGGTCGACATCAACAAGGTTATTGCCGACGCGACCGCTATCGTTGAGCATCAACTCAGCATCAATCAGGTTAAACTCGTCAAGAAGATTAATGAGAACCTGCCGCGGATTGAGGGGAATGCCAACCAGCTGCAACAGGTATTTATGAACCTGATGATAAATGCCCAGCAGGCAATGAAGGGGAGTCCCGGTTCCGTAACCGTACTCTCCATGGAAGGTGGTAACGGCAACATCAAGGTTGAGGTCGTCGATGACGGCCCCGGTATTCCTCCCGACATACTGGAGAAAATATTTGACCCCTTCTTCTCGACAAAACCATCCGGCGAGGGGACAGGTCTCGGGCTTTCGGTCAGCTATGGCATCATCAAGGAGCATAATGGGACGATCACTGTCAACAGCAAGCCCGGGGAAGGTGCGACCTTCACTATCGTGATCCCCCCCATCGGGGCGGCGAAAAGTTGA
- a CDS encoding diguanylate cyclase response regulator, with protein sequence MTTEETTCRILVVDDEQSLRIILSQVLTDDGYDVTVAASGEEALELFQQNPFPIVFTDIVMGDLNGLELLQKIKEIQPQTQVIVITSHASLDTAITALRAGAYDYLVKPFSELDMISNVAGRAIEKSGLVEENRRLVGELQNKNEQLVSANKALKELAVRDGLTGLYNHRYFQEALTVEVLRCKRHERIFSVIFIDVDNFKQYNDTNGHPEGDNALKSISDLISSRLRASDILARYGGEEFILLLPEANKDFAAEVGEEIRKLIEQHPFSGEESQPKGKLTISLGVATFKEDGENGSSLLEKADERLYRAKADGRNLLCID encoded by the coding sequence ATGACAACAGAAGAGACAACCTGCAGAATTCTCGTTGTCGACGATGAACAGTCCCTGCGCATCATCCTATCGCAGGTGCTGACAGATGACGGGTATGACGTCACGGTGGCCGCCAGCGGTGAAGAAGCACTTGAGCTGTTTCAGCAAAACCCGTTTCCGATCGTGTTCACCGATATCGTCATGGGCGATCTCAATGGTCTCGAACTCCTGCAAAAAATCAAGGAGATCCAGCCGCAAACTCAGGTCATCGTCATCACCAGTCATGCATCTCTCGACACGGCAATCACTGCCTTGCGGGCCGGAGCCTATGACTACCTGGTCAAGCCGTTCTCCGAGCTTGATATGATTTCCAACGTCGCCGGGAGAGCGATTGAAAAGTCCGGACTGGTTGAAGAAAACCGGCGGCTGGTTGGCGAACTTCAAAATAAAAACGAACAGCTTGTTTCCGCCAACAAGGCGCTCAAGGAACTGGCTGTGCGCGACGGACTGACCGGTCTCTACAACCATCGCTATTTCCAGGAAGCATTGACGGTCGAGGTTCTACGCTGCAAGCGGCACGAACGAATATTCTCCGTAATTTTTATCGACGTTGACAATTTCAAGCAATACAATGATACCAACGGTCATCCCGAGGGCGACAATGCGCTCAAGAGTATCAGCGATCTGATCAGCAGCCGTCTCCGCGCTTCCGATATTCTCGCACGCTACGGCGGTGAAGAGTTTATTCTTCTGCTGCCGGAAGCGAACAAGGATTTTGCCGCGGAGGTCGGAGAAGAAATCCGCAAGCTGATTGAGCAACACCCCTTCAGTGGAGAAGAGAGTCAGCCGAAAGGCAAATTGACAATCTCCCTCGGGGTTGCGACTTTCAAAGAAGATGGTGAAAACGGTTCTTCGTTGCTCGAAAAAGCCGATGAACGCCTTTACCGGGCGAAAGCCGATGGCCGAAACCTGCTCTGTATTGATTAA